A window of Halovivax gelatinilyticus genomic DNA:
ACGACGGTCTCCCACTCGTCTACGTCCATCTCCTCGATGCCGGTCGTACTCCCGATTCCGGCGTTGTTCACCATCACGTCGAGCCCGCCGTAGTCCTCGGCCACGCCGTCGACGAGCGTCCGAACGCGGTCCCAGTCGCGAACGTCGACGGATCTGAACTCGGCACCGATCTCGTCTGCGACCGACGTGCCGTCCGCCTCGTCCCGACTCGCGATCACGACCTCGGCGCCGGCGTCGACGTACGCTCGCGCGATGGCCTTGCCGATCCCTTTCGTTCCGCCAGTAACGATCGCTCGTTTTCCATCGAGCATAGCGTCGATACGCCGGTCGGAGCCATAATGCTGGGGCGTACACGTTGTAAAATGTGACCGTTTCCCCCTTCCATTACGGTAACCCTTGTCGTAGGGACCCGCCGTGCCCGGGACCGAAGCGCAGACGATGGCGGTATCCGACGAGATCGACCGGCCACACGCCGAGCCGATCGAGTCGCTCTACGAGCGGCTGGAAACGGGTCCGGAGGGCCTGGACCGCGCCGAGGCGAAACGACGGTTCGACCGGTACGGACCGAACGAGATCGAAACGGGCGAGGGCGTCTCCGTCTGGCAGATTCTCGCCGAGCAATACACCTCGGCGCTCATCTGGGTACTGATCGTCGCTGCGGCCGTGATGGGCGCTGTCGGTCACACGCTCGACGCGGCCGTCATCGCTGGCATCGTCGTGTTCATCACCCTGTTCGGATTCGTCCAGGATTACCGGGCCGAACAGAGCATCGCCGCGCTGGCCGAACTCTCGACGACGCGAGCGATCGTCCGACGCGACGGAGAAACCGTCGAAATCGACGCCAGGCGGGTCGTCCCGGGCGACGTCGTCTCCGTGGAGTCTGGCGACATCGTCCCAGCGGACGCGCGTCTCGTCTCCGAATCGAATCTCAGCGTCGACGAATCGGCCCTGACCGGCGAGAGCGTCGGCGTCTCGAAGGAACCCGGAACGGTCGATCCGGAGACGTCGATCGCCGAGCGAACGAACGCGATTTACAAGGACACGGTGGTCGAGCGCGGTTCCGGGACGGCCCTGGTAGTCGGGACGGGCGGGGCGACTGAGATCGGCGAGATCGCCGCGGCGCTCGAAACGGCCGAGGAACGCGATACGCCGTTCCAGGCCGAGATGGACCGGCTAGGAAAGGTGATCGCCGTCGGCGTCGTCGCCATCGTCGCGGTCATCGCCGTCACCGAACTCCTCATCGGCGACACGGCGCCGCTTGCGGTCTTCTTGACGGCCGTCGGGATCGCCGTTTCCGCCGTCCCGGAGGGCCTCCCTGCGGTCGTCACCCTGTCGCTGGCGCTCGGGGCACGACGGATGGCCGAGCAGAACGCGCTCGTTCGTCGACTCCCGATCGTCGAAGCGCTCGGGTCCGTCGACGTCATCTGTACCGACAAGACTGGGACGCTCACCGAAGAGGAGATGACCGTCACGCGGCTGTTCGCCGACGACGAGACGTTCGACGTGACCGGGTCGGGATTCGATCCCCGCGGCGAGTTTCGTCGGGATGGTGAGACCGTCTCGCCGGATCGGTTCGCGACACTGTTTCGCTGTGGAATGTTGTGTAACAACGTCGACATCGGCCGACGCGAAACCGACGACGAGTCAGCCGTTGAGAACGACCCCAACGTGGCCGACGGCGGCGTTGCACCGACGGGCGAGCGCGCCGTCCCGTCGGAGGGGGATGCGGGACCGGAGTCGCAGGTTTACCTCGGCGATCCGACCGAGATCTCGCTGTTCGTCGCGGCGGAGAAAGCCGGACTGGACCGCCGCGAATTGACGGAGCGATATCCCCGGATCGGCGAGGTGGACTTCACCTCCGATCGAAAGCGGATGACGACGCTACACCGGACCCCCGAGGGCGACCGTGTCGCCTACATGAAGGGCGCTCCGGAAACCGTCTTGGAGCGGTGTGACCGCGAACTGGTCGACGGTGAGGTCGTTTCTCTCACCGACGAGCGCCGGGCCGAGATCGAAGCCACGAACGAGGCGTTCGCCGAGGACGCCCTGCGCGTGATGGCGTTCGCGTCCAAATCGAACGCGCCGGCGGAGGCGGCCGAGGCGATCGAAGACGAGATGATCTTTCTCGGCCTGCAGGGAATGCTCGACCCGCCCAGAGACGAGGTGCCGGCCGCGATCGACGCCTGCCAGCGCGCTGGTATCGATGTCGTGATGGTGACCGGCGACAACGCGGTGACGGCGCGCGCCATCGGCGAGGCGGTCGGTATCGATTCGCCCTCGGTGGTCACGGGCCCGGAACTGGAGGAGGCGAGCGACGCGGAACTTGTCGACCTGCTCGCGGAGGTGGACATCTTCGCGCGCACCTCGCCGGCGCACAAGACGCGGATCTTACAGACGCTACAAGGTCAGGGCCACACGGTCGCGATGACGGGTGACGGCGTCAACGACGCGCCTGCGGTCAAGAACGCGGACGTCGGCATCGCGATGGGTATCCGCGGAACGGACGTCACCGAGCAGGCGTCGGACATCGTCTTGCTGGACGATAACTTCGCGACGATCCGCGACGCGGTCCACGGCGGCCGGCGCATCTTCGACAACGTCAGAAAGTTCGTCAACTATCTGCTGTCTGGCAACGGCGGCGAGGTGACGATGATCTTCACCGGATCGATGGCCGGGCTCGGACTCGTCATCACGCCGATCCAGATTCTCTGGATCAACGTCGTCACCGACGGCATCCCGGCGCTGTCGATGGGCGTCGACCCGGCGGCGCCGGACATCATGGATCGCGAGCCTCGAAAGCGTTCGGAGGGCGTGATCACGACGCGTATCGTCACCTCCGTCGTCGGAATTGCCCTCTTCATGACGATCTGTCTCCTGCCGCTCTTTACGTTTAACTTCACCGGGCAGGTGATTCCTGGCTACGACCTGGTGGGGACGGTGACCGACTGGGAACCGGGGTACGAGCCGAGCCGCGACCTCGCACAGACGATGGTCTTCACCGGCTTCGTCGTCATGGAAATCGTTCGTATCCAGGCGATTCGCTTTCGGTACGGACTCGGTATTTTCTCGAATCGCTGGCTCGTCCTTGCGGTCTTCGTCGCCGTGGGGCTGCAGTTACTCGTACTGTACACACCGGCCGGTCAGCTCCTGTTCGACGTCGAACCGCTCGCACTCGTCCACTGGGTTCAGATCGGGATAGCGGCGGGGGTCTTCGCCGTGTTGATGGCAATTTTCGTGAAAGTTCAAGACCGTTACTTCGATCGGTACTGAGACGATCCGATCCCGATTCGAACCGATTACCCGACGTGCTCGTCCAGGAAGTCGACGATGCGCTCGAACTGCTCGATCCGGTTCTCGCGCGAGGTGGTGTGGTGGCCCTCGTCCTCGAAGATACACGTCTCGACGGGGATACCGCGTTCCGCGACGGCGTCGGCGATCTGGCGCGCCTCGTCGACCGGCACTCGCGGGTCGTTCTCGCCGTGCTGGACGAACAGCGGACACTGGATTCGATCGACCCGGTGGATGGGACTGATCGACTCGAGGAATTCGCGGTCGTCTTTGAGCGAACCGTACTCGGCCTCGCGATGCGATCGGCGGTACGCTCCGGTGTTTTCGAGGAACGTGACCCAGTTTGCGATGCCGACGAAATCGACGGCGGCCGCCCAGTGTTCAGGATACTCGGTAATTGCCGCTAGAACCATGAACCCGCCGTAGGACCGGCCGTAGCAGACCAGCCTGTCCTCGTCGACCATCGGGTGATCGGCGAGCCAGTCGACCGCCGCATCGATGTCGCGGACGGAGTCCATCCGCTTTTCGACGTCGTCGAGAGCGGCGTAGGTCTTGCCGTAGCCGGTCGAGCCGCGGACGTTCGGCTCGAACAGCGCGTAGCCCGCATCGAGGAAGTACTGCCTGATCGGGCGGTTGCGCCAGGAGGGGCGTCGCTGGGCGGCCGGTCCGCCGTGGATGTCGACGATCACGGGCGTCTCGCCCGGTTTGGCGTCTTCGGGGAGGGTGAAGAACGCGGGAATCTCCCCAGCGCGAGCGGAAGCCTCGCGAGCAGACTTGCCTACCCCGTCGACGTCGAACGTCTCGTAGCGGATCAATTCCGGTTCGTGATACTGGTCGAGCGTCACGCCGCCAGTAGAGGGGACCGTCCAGCGCGTCGTTTCTGGGGCGGCTTCACCGACGTCGGTGGCGTCGGCG
This region includes:
- a CDS encoding cation-translocating P-type ATPase — protein: MAVSDEIDRPHAEPIESLYERLETGPEGLDRAEAKRRFDRYGPNEIETGEGVSVWQILAEQYTSALIWVLIVAAAVMGAVGHTLDAAVIAGIVVFITLFGFVQDYRAEQSIAALAELSTTRAIVRRDGETVEIDARRVVPGDVVSVESGDIVPADARLVSESNLSVDESALTGESVGVSKEPGTVDPETSIAERTNAIYKDTVVERGSGTALVVGTGGATEIGEIAAALETAEERDTPFQAEMDRLGKVIAVGVVAIVAVIAVTELLIGDTAPLAVFLTAVGIAVSAVPEGLPAVVTLSLALGARRMAEQNALVRRLPIVEALGSVDVICTDKTGTLTEEEMTVTRLFADDETFDVTGSGFDPRGEFRRDGETVSPDRFATLFRCGMLCNNVDIGRRETDDESAVENDPNVADGGVAPTGERAVPSEGDAGPESQVYLGDPTEISLFVAAEKAGLDRRELTERYPRIGEVDFTSDRKRMTTLHRTPEGDRVAYMKGAPETVLERCDRELVDGEVVSLTDERRAEIEATNEAFAEDALRVMAFASKSNAPAEAAEAIEDEMIFLGLQGMLDPPRDEVPAAIDACQRAGIDVVMVTGDNAVTARAIGEAVGIDSPSVVTGPELEEASDAELVDLLAEVDIFARTSPAHKTRILQTLQGQGHTVAMTGDGVNDAPAVKNADVGIAMGIRGTDVTEQASDIVLLDDNFATIRDAVHGGRRIFDNVRKFVNYLLSGNGGEVTMIFTGSMAGLGLVITPIQILWINVVTDGIPALSMGVDPAAPDIMDREPRKRSEGVITTRIVTSVVGIALFMTICLLPLFTFNFTGQVIPGYDLVGTVTDWEPGYEPSRDLAQTMVFTGFVVMEIVRIQAIRFRYGLGIFSNRWLVLAVFVAVGLQLLVLYTPAGQLLFDVEPLALVHWVQIGIAAGVFAVLMAIFVKVQDRYFDRY